The following nucleotide sequence is from Anaerolineales bacterium.
CGGCGGGGAAGCTGGGGTCCATCGGAGGCCGCTGCGCTGCTCGCCAGAGATAGCCGTTCGTGGCGCCTGGGCTGTGTGAGCGATTGACCTTCGGTATATTTGTTGCAAGGGGACGTTTAGGGCTTATACTTTACGTACTACACTTGGTAGTCCCCGAAGCAATCTCCTACTGACAAGACTCGATATATAGCAATTTTTATGATCTACCGTAAATGACCTATGACACCAACAGTAGATTATCATCCTGCTGCAATTGACCTAACCCAATCCGTCTGATACACTCTAGCTATGTCGCAATCCCTTTACCGAAAATGGCGCCCGTTGCACTGGGACCAGGTTATCGGCCAGGAACATGTGGTGCAAACCCTGCACAACGCCGTCACTGCCCAGCGCGTGGCGCATGCCTACCTGTTTGCCGGGCCGCGTGGCACCGGTAAGACGACCACTGCACGCATCCTGGCCAAGGCAGTCAACTGCCTTGACAAAGACCTTGCGAAACGTCCGTGCAATCAGTGCGAGCACTGCCAGGCTGTCAACCAGGGGCGCTTCCTTGACCTGATCGAGATCGACGCGGCATCCAATACCAGCGTGGATGACGTGCGCGACCTGCGCGATCGCATCAATTTTTCTCCCAATCAGGGCCACTACAAGGTCTATATCATCGATGAAGTCCACATGTTATCTACGGCGGCCTTCAATGCCCTGCTGAAGACCCTGGAGGAGCCCCCTCCACATGCCATCTTTATCCTGGCGACGACCGAGGTACACAAGATCCCCGCTACGGTGCTTTCACGCTGCCAGCGACACGAATTTCGCCGCATCCCCGTCAAGGAGATTGTCGAGAACCTTTCCCGGCTGGCAGAAGAAGAGAAGATCTCTGCTGAGCCGGAAGCCCTCAGCCTGGTTGCCCGCCAGGCTACCGGCTCAATGCGTGATGCTATCTCGCTGCTCGACCAGCTGTCATCAGCGGGTGATAATATCACCTTGCAGCTGGCCCAGGATGTGCTGGGAACAGCTACCAGCCAGGCGGTGCTTGAAGTCATTGAAGCGATGCTCAAACGCCAGTCCGCGCAGGGGCTCGAAGCCATCCACCGCAGCCTGGATGCAGGGTCTGACCCGCGCCAGTTTGCCCGGCAGATTGTGGAATACCTGCGTGGTTTACTGCTGGTGGCCCTGGGGAATGCCACCCAGGTGGACGCCACCACCGAAGTCCGCTCGCAGATGGCACGCCATGCCCAGGCACTTACCGTCAGTGAGCTACTTCGGGTGATTCAAGCCTTCAACCAGGCCGCTACCGAAACCCGGGGCAGCTGGCAGCCTGCCTTGCCTCTCGAGATTGCCTTTATCGAGGCGATTTCCACAGGCGGCGAAACCAGTGAAAACAAGCCAGCCCAGACAACACCTTCTCCACCAACATCGACGCTGGGTCCACCTGCCAGCAAGCCTGGCAGCCTGCCTAATGGCATGCCTGGTGGCTCGCCTATTGGTAAGCCCACCGGCCTGCCCGGTGCCCCGAAGGAAACTCGTTCTGATGCGCTTGCCGTGAGTGAAATCGACCCCGAGGATGCCATCACCAGCCAGCGTCTCGACCAGAGCTGGAACCTGGTCTTGGCGCAGCTGAAACGACAGAATCCCAGCTTGAATGCGCTGGTGAATTCGGTCAAGACCCGCTCGCTAAAAGGCAATAGCCTCACCCTGGGGATGAGTGGCGACGTGCTCAAAATGCGCCTGGAAGACCCAGCCAACATTGATCTGTTGGAGAAGGTGCTTAAGCAGGTCATGGGAAGTGATATTTATGTGAAAGTGATCTTAACCTCCGCAACCCGTAGCACACCTCCCACTGAAGTGGATAGCGACGGGATGGTGGCCTCCGCCTTACGCGACCTGGGCGGTGAGATCGTGGATATTCAATAATGTCAGGAGTGACGTATGCCGAAGTATCGACCTAGTTTTCAACAAAAAGGTGGGCAGATGGGCATGATGCAGCAGCTACAAAAGCTGCAGGAGCAGCTCGCCCAGGCTCAGGAACAGCTGGCTCTTGAGACGGTCAATTACTCTGCCGGAGGTGGTGCGATTAAGGTAACCATGACCGGTGATCAGAAATGCCAGGCAGTGGAGATTGACCCGGAGCTGCTCAAGGATGCCGATGTGGAGATGCTGCAAGATCTTGTGCTGACCGCCGTCAACGGGGCGCTGGACGCCTCGCGGGCTCTGGCTTCAGAGCGCTTAGGCCCCCTGAC
It contains:
- a CDS encoding DNA polymerase III subunit gamma/tau (catalyzes the DNA-template-directed extension of the 3'-end of a DNA strand; the tau chain serves as a scaffold to help in the dimerizaton of the alpha,epsilon and theta core complex; the gamma chain seems to interact with the delta and delta' subunits to transfer the beta subunit on the DNA), yielding MSQSLYRKWRPLHWDQVIGQEHVVQTLHNAVTAQRVAHAYLFAGPRGTGKTTTARILAKAVNCLDKDLAKRPCNQCEHCQAVNQGRFLDLIEIDAASNTSVDDVRDLRDRINFSPNQGHYKVYIIDEVHMLSTAAFNALLKTLEEPPPHAIFILATTEVHKIPATVLSRCQRHEFRRIPVKEIVENLSRLAEEEKISAEPEALSLVARQATGSMRDAISLLDQLSSAGDNITLQLAQDVLGTATSQAVLEVIEAMLKRQSAQGLEAIHRSLDAGSDPRQFARQIVEYLRGLLLVALGNATQVDATTEVRSQMARHAQALTVSELLRVIQAFNQAATETRGSWQPALPLEIAFIEAISTGGETSENKPAQTTPSPPTSTLGPPASKPGSLPNGMPGGSPIGKPTGLPGAPKETRSDALAVSEIDPEDAITSQRLDQSWNLVLAQLKRQNPSLNALVNSVKTRSLKGNSLTLGMSGDVLKMRLEDPANIDLLEKVLKQVMGSDIYVKVILTSATRSTPPTEVDSDGMVASALRDLGGEIVDIQ
- a CDS encoding YbaB/EbfC family nucleoid-associated protein, which produces MGMMQQLQKLQEQLAQAQEQLALETVNYSAGGGAIKVTMTGDQKCQAVEIDPELLKDADVEMLQDLVLTAVNGALDASRALASERLGPLTGGLPF